One window of Microbacterium sp. 1S1 genomic DNA carries:
- a CDS encoding DUF58 domain-containing protein — MPSLITQVKSKLFIHSNRKSLHALDGAYASLLHGRSLDFEDLRKYEYGDQVRDIDWRATARLGTPLVKRSRATRMHTVLFVVDTGRSMTALAADERSKKELAILATGALGVLTLRHGDDFTVVYGDSSRVRRLAPGRSEGALEHALRTIDRAVDDAAAPSDRDALLSFVTRTIARRMIVVILTDEAPVSTETERLLRRLRVQHDLLWLTLRDAEPVLDRRSTRRRADVDSLWEVPDFVQGDRAIVRELTAQREADSARLADLLTRMEISHTALDGQEDAVPQLLRLLNRRSDARF, encoded by the coding sequence ATGCCCAGCCTCATCACACAGGTGAAGAGCAAGCTCTTCATCCACTCGAACCGCAAGTCGCTGCACGCGCTCGACGGCGCGTACGCGTCGCTGCTGCACGGGCGGAGCCTCGACTTCGAGGACCTGCGGAAGTACGAGTACGGCGATCAGGTGCGTGACATCGACTGGAGAGCGACCGCCCGCCTCGGTACGCCGCTGGTCAAGAGATCGCGGGCGACTCGCATGCACACGGTGTTGTTCGTCGTCGACACCGGCCGCTCGATGACCGCCCTCGCCGCCGACGAGCGGTCGAAGAAGGAGCTGGCGATCCTGGCGACCGGAGCGCTCGGCGTCCTCACACTCCGTCACGGCGACGACTTCACGGTCGTGTACGGCGACTCCTCCCGCGTCCGTCGGTTGGCGCCGGGACGCAGTGAGGGCGCCCTCGAGCACGCGCTGCGGACGATCGACCGCGCCGTCGACGACGCCGCGGCTCCGAGCGACCGCGATGCTCTGCTCTCCTTCGTCACACGGACCATCGCGCGGCGGATGATCGTCGTGATCCTCACCGATGAAGCGCCCGTGTCGACCGAGACCGAGCGGCTGCTGCGACGGCTGCGGGTGCAGCACGACCTGCTGTGGCTCACTCTGCGCGACGCAGAACCCGTGCTGGACCGTCGCTCCACCCGGCGGCGGGCCGACGTCGACAGCCTCTGGGAGGTGCCGGACTTCGTGCAGGGCGACCGCGCCATCGTGCGCGAGCTCACCGCACAGCGGGAGGCCGACTCCGCGCGCCTCGCCGATCTGCTCACGCGGATGGAGATCAGCCACACCGCGCTCGACGGCCAGGAGGACGCCGTCCCCCAGCTCCTGCGACTGCTGAACCGGAGGTCCGATGCCCGGTTCTGA
- a CDS encoding FG-GAP-like repeat-containing protein: MRAGAAGVAATLAAALLVSVPMSPAVAADAPGYLVESGAYPDGAAVGAAKGIVLKDGNGGLQVVDCVPRTGQVEMESNQNGKRATVCFEPVFRPAILNLEITSSFGVKAGAQPMEVTYSIAAGDEKKELVPAGGRRSVDTPFTGQSTILVIEVKSDPAVDVPATTATHPRTAVTKVRTGLGSCTGTLVDRSWVLTAASCFASQPAAVVAGAPSSPARVLFGPDAANDRTASGSGELGVKITQLQPAGDGSDIVLAKLETPVDDVTPMPIATAAPSGGEHVSFTGFGRTDSVWVPLVSRTQTYPITAVAQKTLTASSSAAALCVGDGGAPGVRDIDGTDTLVAVASRSSQAGCFGSGVPAGLAEVTATRGDAIAGWVAATVQKALDTTPVAAADQDLAQQIIASGRVSGGEAVAQIRAYADGFKRGHLIDGQVRDCTIDPVILTALKTVVVDKGFSLTISALNEYCTTATPSATSYHAKNSGGHAVDISAVNGVPASGDTSEDKALAAAMFAALPAPAGIGQVTCRAALTVPSGWAQTEEDCSHNHFEYHGTPLTPTKPSFDLNSDGKADVIGISSTHALNIYHGNGRGGWAGQTVVSQGWSAAKTVIHGDYNGDGKGDMMVINTDGTLWYHEGNGALGFPTRALVDRGWETKGLITGGVDFNGDKRADLVARESDGNLYAYPGNGNGTFGQKMRIGVAWGSVTRVLAGDFTGDGKGDILAANTAGYLNIYPGTGTVVTSGPRVGNGWNGITAITGGVDYTGDGKADLFGRSAADNALYLYAGNGVSGFAASVRVGQGWNSLRTFS; the protein is encoded by the coding sequence GTGCGCGCCGGCGCGGCCGGCGTCGCGGCCACATTAGCGGCGGCGCTCTTGGTGAGCGTGCCGATGTCGCCAGCGGTCGCCGCCGACGCGCCGGGGTACCTGGTCGAGAGCGGAGCCTATCCGGACGGGGCAGCCGTGGGCGCCGCGAAAGGGATCGTCTTGAAAGACGGCAACGGCGGCCTGCAGGTCGTGGATTGCGTGCCGCGGACAGGGCAGGTCGAAATGGAGAGCAATCAGAACGGGAAGAGGGCGACGGTCTGTTTCGAGCCGGTGTTCCGACCGGCCATCCTGAACCTCGAGATCACGAGCTCGTTCGGCGTGAAGGCGGGCGCGCAGCCGATGGAGGTCACCTACTCGATCGCCGCAGGTGACGAAAAGAAGGAGCTCGTTCCGGCGGGCGGCCGTCGTAGCGTCGACACGCCGTTCACGGGCCAGTCGACGATCCTCGTCATCGAGGTGAAGTCGGATCCCGCCGTCGATGTGCCTGCCACCACGGCGACGCATCCGCGCACAGCAGTCACGAAGGTCCGGACGGGGCTGGGCTCTTGCACGGGCACGCTCGTGGATCGCTCCTGGGTCCTCACCGCGGCGAGTTGCTTCGCCTCGCAGCCTGCCGCTGTCGTGGCGGGTGCTCCTTCCTCACCAGCGCGCGTTCTCTTCGGGCCGGACGCGGCCAACGATCGCACGGCGAGCGGCTCCGGTGAGCTCGGTGTGAAGATCACGCAGCTCCAGCCGGCGGGCGACGGCAGCGACATCGTTCTCGCCAAGCTGGAGACGCCAGTCGATGACGTCACGCCGATGCCGATAGCGACGGCAGCGCCGTCAGGCGGAGAGCACGTGTCGTTCACCGGCTTCGGTCGTACCGACTCCGTGTGGGTCCCGCTGGTCTCTCGCACGCAGACCTACCCGATCACCGCTGTGGCCCAGAAGACGCTGACGGCGTCGTCGTCGGCTGCCGCCCTGTGCGTCGGCGACGGCGGCGCTCCGGGCGTCCGCGACATCGATGGGACGGACACCCTCGTCGCAGTCGCGTCCCGCTCCTCTCAAGCGGGCTGCTTCGGATCGGGAGTGCCTGCCGGATTGGCGGAGGTGACGGCGACGCGCGGAGATGCGATCGCCGGATGGGTCGCCGCCACCGTGCAGAAGGCTCTGGACACGACACCGGTCGCTGCGGCGGATCAGGACCTCGCCCAGCAGATCATCGCGAGCGGCCGTGTCTCCGGCGGTGAAGCGGTCGCGCAGATCCGGGCGTATGCCGACGGCTTCAAGCGGGGGCATCTGATCGACGGGCAGGTCCGCGACTGCACCATCGATCCCGTGATCCTCACAGCACTGAAGACGGTCGTCGTGGATAAGGGCTTCTCCCTCACGATCTCGGCACTCAATGAGTACTGCACGACGGCCACTCCGTCTGCGACGAGCTACCACGCGAAGAACAGCGGAGGTCACGCGGTCGACATCAGCGCAGTCAATGGCGTCCCTGCCAGCGGCGACACGAGCGAGGACAAGGCTCTCGCGGCGGCTATGTTTGCGGCGCTCCCTGCGCCGGCCGGGATCGGACAAGTCACTTGCCGCGCGGCGCTCACGGTGCCCAGCGGCTGGGCGCAGACCGAGGAAGATTGCAGCCACAATCACTTCGAGTACCACGGCACACCGCTGACGCCGACGAAGCCCTCCTTCGACCTCAACAGCGACGGTAAGGCAGATGTGATCGGTATCAGCTCGACCCACGCGCTCAACATCTACCACGGCAACGGTCGCGGTGGCTGGGCCGGGCAGACCGTTGTCAGCCAGGGGTGGAGTGCGGCGAAGACAGTCATCCACGGGGATTACAACGGCGATGGCAAGGGCGACATGATGGTCATCAACACCGACGGAACGCTGTGGTATCACGAGGGTAACGGGGCGCTCGGGTTCCCCACCAGGGCCCTGGTCGACCGCGGTTGGGAAACGAAGGGATTGATCACGGGAGGCGTCGATTTCAACGGCGACAAACGCGCTGATCTCGTCGCGCGCGAGTCCGATGGGAATCTGTATGCGTACCCGGGGAATGGGAATGGGACCTTCGGACAGAAGATGCGGATCGGCGTCGCGTGGGGTTCGGTTACCCGCGTGCTCGCGGGTGACTTCACGGGCGATGGCAAGGGCGACATCCTGGCTGCCAACACGGCCGGGTACCTCAACATCTACCCGGGAACGGGCACGGTGGTGACCTCGGGCCCGCGCGTCGGCAATGGCTGGAACGGCATCACAGCAATTACGGGAGGTGTCGACTACACGGGTGACGGGAAGGCCGATCTGTTCGGCCGGAGCGCCGCGGACAATGCTCTCTATCTCTACGCAGGGAACGGCGTGAGCGGATTCGCCGCCTCTGTTCGCGTCGGCCAGGGATGGAACTCGCTCCGCACCTTCAGCTGA
- a CDS encoding vWA domain-containing protein, which yields MIFQPVVPPLLIVLLCAGVAAVAVAMLVRAPRVGGEVVTDRRTLAVHRSLWVLRLVMVLACATMLLRPGLPGGTTQTLATDTDIVLVVDTTASIVAEDWDDDAPRLEGVRADVRALVEEYPGARFALLTSDAAAEVRMPLTTDTTALLGSLDVLRPEVTSQSRGSSIGVAAPLLRETLASAAESSPDRSRMVFYFGDGEQTTGSTPESFAESARYTDAGAVFGYGTAEGGPMRVTTGGLGEGGSEYIQYEGGSALSVIDEGNLETIAGQLGVDYEHREAGTAPRLPEAPSSTTAYADAGEVGDVTELSWIAALVVLCALGIELARGATLLARLRGLRSPGTGRSPRSDNL from the coding sequence GTGATCTTCCAGCCCGTCGTGCCCCCTCTCCTCATCGTGCTGCTGTGCGCGGGGGTGGCTGCCGTCGCCGTGGCGATGCTCGTGCGGGCGCCTCGTGTCGGCGGCGAGGTCGTGACCGATCGTCGAACCCTCGCCGTCCACCGGTCCCTCTGGGTCCTGCGGCTCGTGATGGTCCTCGCCTGCGCCACGATGCTGCTGCGGCCCGGTCTCCCCGGCGGGACGACGCAGACGTTGGCGACCGACACCGACATCGTGCTCGTCGTCGACACCACGGCGAGCATCGTGGCGGAAGACTGGGACGACGATGCTCCTCGGCTCGAGGGCGTACGGGCCGACGTGCGTGCCCTCGTGGAGGAGTACCCGGGAGCCCGGTTCGCCCTCCTCACGTCGGATGCGGCGGCGGAGGTGCGGATGCCGCTGACGACGGACACGACCGCCCTCCTCGGATCCCTCGATGTCCTGCGGCCCGAGGTGACGAGCCAGTCACGCGGCAGCTCGATCGGTGTCGCGGCACCGCTGCTCCGGGAGACGCTCGCCTCGGCCGCCGAGTCGTCACCGGACCGTTCGCGCATGGTGTTCTACTTCGGCGACGGCGAGCAGACGACCGGCTCCACGCCGGAGTCGTTCGCCGAGAGTGCGCGCTACACGGACGCCGGCGCGGTCTTCGGCTACGGCACGGCCGAGGGCGGGCCGATGCGCGTGACGACCGGGGGTCTCGGCGAGGGAGGCTCGGAGTACATCCAATACGAGGGTGGGAGCGCGCTCTCGGTCATCGACGAGGGGAACCTCGAGACGATCGCCGGGCAGCTCGGCGTCGACTACGAGCACCGCGAGGCCGGCACCGCACCCAGGCTTCCCGAGGCTCCGTCGAGCACGACCGCCTACGCCGACGCCGGCGAGGTGGGTGATGTCACCGAGCTTTCCTGGATCGCCGCTCTCGTCGTCCTCTGCGCCCTCGGCATCGAACTGGCCCGGGGTGCGACCCTGCTCGCACGCCTTCGCGGCCTCCGTTCCCCCGGCACCGGTCGGTCTCCCCGCTCCGACAACCTCTGA
- a CDS encoding adenylosuccinate synthase has translation MPGIVIVGVQWGDEGKGKATDLLGERTDWVVKFNGGNNAGHTVVVGDEKYALHLLPSGILSPGVNPVIGNGVVIDLEVLFSELEALSARGIDVSRLKVSANAHIITQYHRTLDKVTERFLGKRNIGTTGRGIGPAYADKINRVGIRVQDLFDENILRQKVEGALDQKNHLLVKVFNRRAVTCDEIVEDLLSYAERLRPMVADTGYLIDQALSRGEVVVFEGGQATMLDIDHGTYPFVTSSSATAGGASTGSGVGPGALDRIVGIVKAYTTRVGSGPFPTELFDEQGEWLRKQGFEFGTTTGRPRRVGWYDAPITRYATRINGITDLVLTKLDILTGLEKIPVCVAYDVDGERFDEVPVNQTDFHHAKPILEYFPGWSEDISTARTFEDLPQTAQDYVLALEKMSNTRISVIGVGPERDQVIVRHDLLD, from the coding sequence ATGCCAGGAATCGTGATCGTCGGCGTGCAGTGGGGCGACGAAGGAAAGGGCAAGGCCACCGATCTGCTCGGTGAGCGCACCGACTGGGTGGTGAAGTTCAACGGCGGCAACAACGCCGGGCACACCGTGGTCGTCGGCGACGAGAAGTACGCGCTGCACCTGCTGCCCTCCGGCATCCTCTCGCCCGGTGTGAACCCGGTCATCGGCAACGGCGTGGTCATCGACCTCGAGGTGCTCTTCTCCGAGCTGGAGGCGCTGTCCGCCCGCGGCATCGACGTCTCGCGGCTCAAGGTCAGCGCCAACGCGCACATCATCACCCAGTACCACCGCACGCTCGACAAGGTCACCGAGCGCTTCCTCGGCAAGCGCAACATCGGCACCACCGGCCGCGGCATCGGTCCGGCCTACGCCGACAAGATCAACCGCGTCGGCATCCGCGTGCAGGACCTCTTCGACGAGAACATCCTGCGGCAGAAGGTGGAGGGCGCCCTCGACCAGAAGAACCACCTCCTGGTGAAGGTCTTCAACCGTCGTGCCGTCACCTGCGACGAGATCGTGGAGGACCTGCTCTCCTACGCTGAGCGGCTGCGGCCGATGGTCGCCGACACCGGCTACCTCATCGACCAGGCCTTGAGCCGCGGCGAGGTCGTCGTGTTCGAGGGCGGCCAGGCCACGATGCTCGACATCGACCACGGCACCTACCCGTTCGTCACCTCGTCCTCGGCCACGGCCGGCGGCGCCTCGACCGGCTCCGGAGTCGGCCCCGGTGCACTCGACCGCATCGTCGGCATCGTCAAGGCGTACACGACCCGCGTCGGGTCCGGGCCGTTCCCGACCGAGCTGTTCGACGAGCAGGGCGAGTGGCTGCGCAAGCAGGGCTTCGAGTTCGGCACCACCACCGGGCGCCCGCGCCGGGTGGGCTGGTACGACGCGCCCATCACCCGCTACGCCACGCGCATCAACGGCATCACCGACCTCGTGCTCACCAAGCTCGACATCCTCACCGGGCTCGAGAAGATCCCGGTGTGCGTGGCCTACGACGTCGACGGCGAGCGCTTCGACGAGGTGCCGGTGAACCAGACCGACTTCCACCACGCGAAGCCGATCCTGGAGTACTTCCCGGGCTGGAGCGAGGACATCTCGACCGCCCGCACCTTCGAAGACCTGCCGCAGACGGCGCAGGACTACGTGCTCGCGCTGGAGAAGATGAGCAACACGCGCATCTCGGTCATCGGCGTCGGTCCCGAGCGCGACCAGGTGATCGTGCGCCACGACCTGCTCGACTGA
- a CDS encoding lactonase family protein, translating to MTRFWLGGYGPAMEGSAEGIGVLAGDEGREATTLAYRGPVTQTPSPSWLAAHPSLDVVYAALEGDAAVQAFVRSGEMALTPLGDPVPAGDGVCHVAVSGDGRTLIASCYGDGRVVRFGLAADGHLVPAKEDAAAALRAALFGDGDPDAAPATPAGDGIAAVDPYGDADRASHAHAAAFLPDGRVVTTDLGFDLVRFWRLQGSGLTLDQEVVLPRGTGPRHMVVHPSGHLHVVTEYSCEVFTLAAAADGTWSVVSAAPASPIAQVGVDFPAELARTKDGQFLYTALRGSNTIAALRVRGSGGTLEPVALADSGVDWPRHHLVYQGKLLVAGQRSDTVTLLDLDERTGAPLGVRHEAQAPAPTSILPLR from the coding sequence ATGACGCGTTTCTGGCTCGGGGGCTACGGCCCGGCGATGGAGGGCTCCGCCGAGGGGATCGGCGTCCTGGCGGGTGACGAGGGCCGTGAGGCCACGACACTCGCCTACCGCGGACCGGTGACGCAGACGCCGTCGCCGTCGTGGCTCGCGGCGCATCCGTCCCTCGACGTCGTGTACGCCGCGCTGGAGGGCGATGCCGCCGTGCAGGCGTTCGTGCGCTCGGGGGAGATGGCGCTGACACCGCTCGGCGACCCGGTCCCGGCGGGCGACGGCGTGTGCCATGTCGCGGTGTCCGGCGATGGACGGACGCTCATCGCGAGCTGCTATGGCGACGGACGGGTCGTGCGTTTCGGGCTCGCCGCGGACGGCCACCTCGTACCGGCGAAGGAGGACGCGGCCGCCGCGCTCCGAGCCGCCCTCTTCGGCGACGGTGACCCGGATGCCGCGCCGGCGACTCCCGCCGGAGACGGCATCGCCGCGGTCGACCCGTACGGGGACGCGGACCGCGCGTCCCATGCACACGCGGCCGCGTTCCTGCCGGACGGCCGCGTGGTCACGACCGATCTCGGCTTCGATCTCGTCCGGTTCTGGCGTCTGCAGGGCAGCGGGCTCACCCTCGACCAGGAGGTCGTGCTCCCGCGCGGAACCGGCCCGCGGCACATGGTCGTGCATCCGAGCGGCCACCTGCACGTCGTCACCGAGTACTCGTGCGAGGTCTTCACGCTCGCGGCGGCCGCCGACGGCACCTGGAGCGTCGTCTCCGCGGCGCCGGCGAGCCCCATCGCGCAGGTCGGCGTGGACTTCCCCGCCGAGCTCGCCCGCACCAAGGACGGCCAGTTCCTCTACACCGCCCTCCGTGGCAGCAACACGATCGCGGCGCTGCGGGTCCGCGGCAGCGGCGGGACGCTGGAGCCGGTCGCCCTCGCCGACTCCGGAGTCGACTGGCCGCGGCACCACCTGGTCTATCAGGGCAAGCTCCTCGTCGCCGGACAGCGCTCCGACACCGTGACGCTGCTCGACCTCGATGAGAGGACGGGAGCACCGCTCGGAGTCCGGCACGAGGCGCAGGCTCCGGCGCCGACGAGCATCCTCCCGCTCCGCTGA
- a CDS encoding VWA domain-containing protein, translated as MALANVWMLVLAAAVVVVAIVIGLVVGLRRHRDRHAGDTARVARAERLRALPAFRQALSRRLLALTGVVALGAGAALVAGVVAARPMSAQTVQPVNTSRDIMLCLDVSGSMSEVDVEVLSVFDELLDGFEGERIGLTIFNSSPVQIFPLTDDYDFIREHLASMMSSFDYVDEVPEHWLGTLNGDGASLIGDGLAACTMGFDHPNDDRSRSVIFATDNEINGASIVTLDEAAAYAASKGVRVFAINPVEGKDTDVSAELAAAAEATGGAAYGLRDTTTVGDIVDEVQQQEATVLRGEAQVVWTDTPNLWIAVLSVLALGFVILVWRVRL; from the coding sequence ATGGCACTAGCCAACGTGTGGATGCTGGTCCTCGCCGCCGCCGTGGTCGTCGTGGCCATCGTGATCGGACTGGTGGTCGGACTGCGCCGTCATCGAGACCGTCACGCCGGCGACACGGCCCGCGTCGCCAGGGCCGAGCGGCTGCGCGCCTTGCCCGCGTTCCGTCAGGCGCTGTCCCGTCGCCTCCTGGCGCTGACCGGGGTCGTCGCCCTCGGCGCGGGAGCCGCGCTCGTGGCCGGCGTCGTGGCCGCCCGCCCGATGTCTGCGCAGACCGTCCAGCCCGTGAACACGAGCCGCGACATCATGCTCTGTCTGGACGTCTCCGGTTCGATGTCGGAGGTGGACGTGGAGGTGCTGTCCGTGTTCGACGAACTCCTCGACGGTTTCGAGGGCGAGCGCATCGGCCTGACGATCTTCAACAGCTCGCCCGTGCAGATCTTCCCGCTCACCGACGACTACGACTTCATCCGCGAGCACCTCGCGAGCATGATGTCGAGCTTCGACTATGTGGACGAGGTTCCCGAGCACTGGCTGGGCACGCTCAACGGCGACGGCGCGTCCTTGATCGGCGACGGCCTCGCGGCGTGCACGATGGGCTTCGACCACCCGAACGACGATCGGTCGCGCTCGGTGATCTTCGCCACGGACAACGAGATCAACGGCGCCTCGATCGTGACGCTCGACGAGGCCGCGGCCTATGCGGCGTCGAAGGGCGTCCGGGTGTTCGCGATCAATCCCGTCGAGGGCAAGGACACCGACGTCAGCGCGGAGCTCGCGGCTGCTGCCGAGGCGACCGGTGGCGCCGCCTACGGACTGCGCGACACGACCACGGTCGGCGACATCGTCGACGAGGTGCAGCAGCAGGAGGCCACGGTGCTGCGTGGTGAGGCGCAGGTCGTCTGGACCGACACCCCGAACCTGTGGATCGCCGTGCTGTCGGTCCTCGCGCTCGGCTTCGTCATCCTGGTGTGGAGGGTGCGCCTGTGA
- a CDS encoding DMT family transporter, translated as MRQDIGALERLDPQGSPARSHGALVLLAAAVTVVLWASAFIGIRGAGPHYDPGALALLRMAVGTLVLTIIALRHGIRLPKRRHWLMIAVWGVGWFCIYNLALNSAERTLDAGTAAMVVNLAPLMVVVFSGLFLREGFPRPLVIGAPIAFLGVVLIGMNSTSSTGPDITGLLLALLAAVMYAGCTLLQKHLLTSGVDATTLTWLGAAAGTIALLPWLGALIADVQTAPLDATLWVVYLGIFPTAVAFTTWAYVLQRSTAGKTSATTYVVPALAILLSWLILGEVPTPLMFVGGALCLLGVLITRLRGRHSR; from the coding sequence GTGAGACAGGACATCGGGGCCTTGGAGCGGCTCGACCCACAGGGCTCGCCGGCGCGATCGCACGGCGCACTGGTCCTGCTCGCCGCCGCGGTGACGGTCGTGCTCTGGGCCTCGGCCTTCATCGGGATCCGTGGCGCGGGGCCGCACTACGACCCCGGGGCCTTGGCGCTGCTGCGCATGGCGGTGGGCACCCTCGTGCTGACGATCATCGCGCTGCGGCACGGCATCCGGCTCCCGAAGCGCCGCCATTGGCTGATGATCGCCGTGTGGGGAGTCGGATGGTTCTGCATCTATAACCTGGCCCTCAACAGCGCCGAACGGACACTCGACGCCGGGACCGCCGCGATGGTCGTGAACCTGGCGCCGCTCATGGTCGTCGTCTTCAGCGGTCTCTTCCTTCGAGAGGGATTCCCGCGACCCCTGGTGATCGGCGCCCCCATCGCCTTCCTCGGCGTGGTCCTCATCGGCATGAACTCCACCAGCAGCACCGGCCCCGACATCACCGGCCTCCTGCTGGCTCTTCTCGCCGCGGTCATGTACGCCGGATGCACCCTGTTGCAGAAACACCTGCTCACCTCGGGTGTCGACGCCACCACGCTGACCTGGCTCGGGGCGGCCGCGGGCACGATCGCCCTGCTTCCCTGGCTCGGCGCGCTGATCGCGGACGTGCAGACGGCGCCCCTCGACGCGACACTGTGGGTGGTCTACCTCGGCATCTTCCCCACCGCCGTCGCCTTCACCACCTGGGCCTACGTGCTGCAGCGCAGCACCGCCGGGAAGACGTCCGCGACGACGTACGTGGTCCCGGCCCTCGCGATCCTGTTGTCGTGGCTGATCCTCGGGGAGGTCCCCACTCCGCTCATGTTCGTCGGCGGCGCACTGTGCCTGCTCGGCGTGCTCATCACGCGTCTGCGTGGGCGGCACTCGCGCTGA
- a CDS encoding AAA family ATPase, with translation MTDADAQTPPTISAPPPPPAPTAAPAPAAAKPAPTDAELARATAVLQTISDAYSAKMVGQERLRTSLLVALIAGGHILLESVPGLAKTTAASTLADTVKAKFKRIQCTPDLLPSDITGNQIYDAATGSFRTVLGPVHANFVLLDEINRSSAKTQSAMLEAMQEHQTTIGGEIHPLPKPFLVIATQNPIEQEGTYELPEAQMDRFLLKEIVEYPSPAEEFEILSRIDSGVLDPDRHVHSAVTLDDVHLLQDVASRIYVDPAIRNYIVSLAYVTRNPAPYIGEERARYIKYGASPRASIAFLQASRALALLSGRTHVLPEDIRALRHLVLRHRVLLTFEADAEGIRSEEIIDQIFAAVPTP, from the coding sequence ATGACCGACGCCGACGCGCAGACCCCGCCGACGATCTCCGCGCCCCCGCCGCCCCCCGCGCCGACCGCAGCTCCGGCACCCGCCGCCGCGAAGCCTGCGCCGACCGATGCCGAGTTGGCGCGAGCCACCGCCGTGCTCCAGACGATCTCGGACGCGTACTCCGCGAAGATGGTCGGCCAGGAGCGTCTGCGCACCAGCCTGCTCGTGGCGCTCATCGCCGGCGGCCACATTCTCCTGGAGAGCGTGCCCGGCCTCGCCAAGACCACCGCGGCCAGCACGCTCGCCGACACCGTGAAGGCGAAGTTCAAGCGCATCCAGTGCACGCCCGACCTCCTCCCGAGCGACATCACGGGCAACCAGATCTACGACGCCGCGACGGGCAGCTTCCGCACGGTGCTCGGTCCCGTGCACGCGAACTTCGTGCTGCTCGACGAGATCAACCGCTCCAGCGCCAAGACCCAGAGCGCCATGCTCGAGGCGATGCAGGAGCACCAGACGACCATCGGCGGCGAGATCCACCCGCTGCCGAAGCCGTTCCTCGTCATCGCGACGCAGAACCCCATCGAGCAGGAGGGCACCTACGAGCTCCCCGAGGCGCAGATGGACCGGTTCCTGCTCAAGGAGATCGTCGAATACCCGAGCCCGGCGGAGGAATTCGAGATCCTCAGCCGCATCGACTCCGGCGTGCTCGACCCGGACCGGCACGTGCACAGCGCCGTCACGCTGGACGACGTGCATCTGCTGCAGGACGTCGCGAGCCGGATCTACGTCGACCCGGCGATCCGCAACTACATCGTGTCGCTGGCTTACGTGACCCGCAATCCGGCGCCGTACATCGGCGAGGAGCGCGCGCGGTACATCAAGTACGGCGCCAGCCCGCGAGCGAGCATCGCCTTCCTGCAGGCCTCCCGTGCCCTCGCCCTCCTCAGCGGCCGCACCCACGTCCTGCCAGAGGACATCCGCGCCCTCCGCCACCTCGTGCTGCGCCACCGCGTGCTGCTGACGTTCGAGGCCGACGCCGAGGGCATCCGCAGCGAGGAGATCATCGACCAGATCTTCGCCGCCGTGCCCACCCCCTGA
- a CDS encoding Pr6Pr family membrane protein: protein MRRWWPYVRLTAAALATAAIVAQLVRTLEIALAADTAWGGHLPTVAANFFSFFTILSNVLAAVVLAIGGIRGLRHRDARVEPTWLATLLVCASTYMIVTGVVYNTLLRGIALPQGATVAWSNEVLHVVIPLVLLADVLVAPRRRALGWGTVAIAAIFPIVWVVYTLLRANLVIAPATGNPWWYPYPFLDPALNGGYGGVALWVLLIAAIILATAALVVGAGRRRAAPRTA, encoded by the coding sequence ATGAGGCGGTGGTGGCCCTACGTCCGGCTCACGGCGGCGGCGCTCGCGACGGCGGCGATCGTGGCGCAGCTCGTGCGCACACTGGAGATCGCCCTCGCCGCAGACACCGCGTGGGGCGGGCACCTGCCCACCGTGGCCGCGAACTTCTTCAGCTTCTTCACCATCCTCTCCAACGTGCTCGCCGCGGTGGTGCTGGCCATCGGCGGGATCAGGGGGCTGAGGCACCGCGACGCGAGGGTGGAGCCGACCTGGCTGGCGACGCTGCTCGTGTGCGCGAGCACCTACATGATCGTCACGGGCGTCGTCTACAACACGCTGCTCCGCGGGATCGCGCTGCCGCAAGGTGCCACGGTCGCCTGGTCGAACGAGGTGCTGCACGTCGTGATCCCGCTCGTCCTGCTCGCCGACGTGCTGGTCGCCCCGCGCCGTCGCGCGCTCGGCTGGGGCACCGTGGCCATCGCCGCGATCTTCCCGATCGTCTGGGTCGTCTACACACTCCTCCGTGCGAACCTCGTGATCGCTCCCGCGACCGGGAACCCGTGGTGGTACCCGTACCCCTTCCTCGATCCCGCGCTGAACGGCGGCTACGGCGGCGTCGCGCTCTGGGTGCTCCTCATCGCCGCGATCATCCTCGCCACCGCCGCCCTCGTCGTGGGCGCCGGGCGGCGTCGTGCCGCACCCCGGACGGCCTGA